Within the Ensifer canadensis genome, the region CAACGAGACCGGCGTCGACCTCGGTCGCGACATCATCAAGGTGGCGGTGATCGAGCGCCACGGCGTCAACGGCAACCACGCCAACGGCTTCGTACAGGGGTTTGGCCTGAAGAAGGGCGCGATCGCCTCGACGGTCGGCCATGACAGCCACAACATCTGCGTCGTCGGCGTCAACGTCGAGGACATGGCGACCGCCGCCAATCGCCTTGGCGAGATCAAGGGCGGCTTCGTCGTCGTCGAGGATGGCAAGCTCACCGGCGAGATCGCGCTTCCGGTCGCGGGCCTGATGAGCCTGGAACCGCACGAATCCGTGCGCGACACCCTGCACCATCTGCGCCAGGCGGCATTTGCGCTGGGCGCCACGCTGGAAGAGCCATTCCTGCAACTTGCCTTCCTGCCGCTACCGGTAATCCCGCACCTGAAGATATCAGACCGCGGCCTCGTCGACGTCGACAAGTTCATGCTGATCGGCTGAAGCGCGGCTCGCTCAGTTATCCGCGGCGACCGACAGCTCTTTGCGGAAATAGACGACGCGTTCGGTTTCCTCGAAGCCGAGCGCCATATGCAGGCCATGGCTTTCCAGATTGTCGATATCGGTGTCGGATGCAAGCTCGCGGCAGCCGCGACTGATCGCCCAGCGTTCCGCCGCGGTAATCAGCGCCCGCGCAACGACATGGCGGCGATAGCCCGGAAGCACATAGATGCCTTCGAGGAAGGCAACAGGCGATGTCTCGCAGCCGTTGACGTAGTCGGTGCGTAGCGACACTTCGGCGAAGCCTACCGCGACACCGGCATCGTCCTCGCAAAGAAACGCGGCCTGTCGCTCGGCTGCAGCCAGACTGCTATCGATCTCGTCGCGGTGCACGGCGGCCGGCGTGTCGGACCAGAGCGCAAGCCGCATCTCCAGCCAGCGGCCGACCATCTCCCCGTCCATTAGCAACACACGCATCAGAGCTTCCCGCAATAGGCACTCAGAGCATCGAGTTTCAGCACGCCGCCGGCGACCCGCACCGATTGACCCGGCAACGGCACGCCTTCCATCGCCGCGTCGGAAACGAGAAATTCCTGCGGCACGCGCGTCAGGTTGAAGACGAAGAGCAGCCGCTCGCCATCCTTCTCGCGGATGAATGCCAGCAGGTCGCGGTTGCTCTCGATGAACGACATGTCACCATCGTGCAGGGCCGCATGCGACCGGCGAAAAGCCAGCATGGCGCGATAATGGTTGAGCACCGTGCCAGCGCCAGCCTCCTGCGTATCGACCGCCAGGCGGGCCTGCTCTGTCGGCACCGGCAGCCACGGTTTTCCGACGGAGAACCCGGCATGCCTGGCGGCCGCCTCCCACACCATCGGCGTGCGGCAGCCATCCCTC harbors:
- the aac(6') gene encoding aminoglycoside 6'-N-acetyltransferase is translated as MRVLLMDGEMVGRWLEMRLALWSDTPAAVHRDEIDSSLAAAERQAAFLCEDDAGVAVGFAEVSLRTDYVNGCETSPVAFLEGIYVLPGYRRHVVARALITAAERWAISRGCRELASDTDIDNLESHGLHMALGFEETERVVYFRKELSVAADN